One region of Glycine max cultivar Williams 82 chromosome 9, Glycine_max_v4.0, whole genome shotgun sequence genomic DNA includes:
- the LOC100785738 gene encoding 5'-nucleotidase SurE isoform X2 encodes MATSVKNNFLNPALVSNLQQALLRRKDSVQEQQHHNRANEPTKASSKPVVLVTNGDGIDSLGLTLLVEALLCDALLDVHVCAPETDRSVCGHSVTTGETLAVCSVQVGGANAYQVSADCVSLALSGALFSWSKPVLVISGLNKGTTCGYDTLYSGAVAGAREALICGVPSLCISLNWEKNVSCESDLKDAVTVCLPLIHAAIRDIQKGIFPKNCFLNIGIPSCPLTNKGVKVTRQSPQRSSLSWQAVSTNKNPSAGHYMSNQQSLGIMLAQLGRDASAAAAARRLNSNRKNVEVESVGVAGKFSSQQTIKKYFRMELTEKEQQDIEEDLDSRELEEGFVTVTPLSLYANVHMEIQSSVSSWLAIALSGDQ; translated from the exons ATGGCCACATCGGTGAAGAACAACTTCCTGAACCCTGCACTGGTTTCAAATCTCCAACAAGCACTGCTCAGAAGAAAGGACAGTGTGCAGGAGCAGCAGCACCACAACAGGGCCAATGAACCCACCAAAGCTTCTTCAAAACCCGTGGTGCTAGTCACCAATGGTGATGGCATAGACTCTCTTGGCCTCACATTACTAGTTGAGGCACTTCTTTGTGATGCCCTTCTTGATGTTCATGTCTGTGCTCCAGAAAC gGATAGATCGGTTTGTGGTCACTCGGTTACCACAGGGGAGACACTAGCTGTGTGTTCAGTACAAGTTGGTGGTGCCAATGCTTATCAAGTGTCTG CAGATTGTGTCTCTTTGGCTTTATCTGGGGCATTGTTTTCTTGGTCAAAACCTGTTTTG GTAATTAGTGGACTAAACAAAGGAACAACTTGTGGTTATGACAC GTTGTACTCCGGAGCTGTTGCTGGAGCTAGAGAGGCACTGATTTGTGGTGTTCCCTCTCTTTGTATATCATTGAACTG GGAAAAGAATGTGAGCTGTGAAAGTGATTTGAAGGATGCAGTTACAGTATGTTTACCATTAATTCACGCAGCAATAAGAGATATACAGAAAGGGATTTTCCCCAAGAATTGCTTCCTCAACATAGGGATCCCAAGCTGTCCTCTGACAAATAAG GGTGTCAAAGTGACAAGGCAAAGTCCGCAAAGATCTTCTTTAAGTTGGCAAGCTGTGTCAACAAATAAGAATCCTTCAGCAGGCCATTACATGTCTAACCAGCAAAGTCTTGGAATCATGTTAGCACAACTAGGAAGAGATGCCTCTGCTGCT GCAGCAGCGCGCCGTCTAAACTCAAACCGCAAGAATGTGGAGGTTGAATCAGTTGGTGTTGCTGGAAAATTCAGTTCTCAACAAACCATAAAGAAATACTTCCGAATGGAG TTAACAGAAAAAGAGCAGCAGGACATAGAGGAGGATTTAGACTCCAGAGAACTTGAAGAGGGATTT GTTACAGTTACCCCTTTGTCTTTGTATGCAAATGTTCACATGGAAATTCAATCATCAGTGTCCAGCTGGCTAGCTATTGCACTCAGTGGTGATCAATGA
- the LOC100785738 gene encoding 5'-nucleotidase SurE isoform X1: protein MATSVKNNFLNPALVSNLQQALLRRKDSVQEQQHHNRANEPTKASSKPVVLVTNGDGIDSLGLTLLVEALLCDALLDVHVCAPETDRSVCGHSVTTGETLAVCSVQVGGANAYQVSGTPADCVSLALSGALFSWSKPVLVISGLNKGTTCGYDTLYSGAVAGAREALICGVPSLCISLNWEKNVSCESDLKDAVTVCLPLIHAAIRDIQKGIFPKNCFLNIGIPSCPLTNKGVKVTRQSPQRSSLSWQAVSTNKNPSAGHYMSNQQSLGIMLAQLGRDASAAAAARRLNSNRKNVEVESVGVAGKFSSQQTIKKYFRMELTEKEQQDIEEDLDSRELEEGFVTVTPLSLYANVHMEIQSSVSSWLAIALSGDQ, encoded by the exons ATGGCCACATCGGTGAAGAACAACTTCCTGAACCCTGCACTGGTTTCAAATCTCCAACAAGCACTGCTCAGAAGAAAGGACAGTGTGCAGGAGCAGCAGCACCACAACAGGGCCAATGAACCCACCAAAGCTTCTTCAAAACCCGTGGTGCTAGTCACCAATGGTGATGGCATAGACTCTCTTGGCCTCACATTACTAGTTGAGGCACTTCTTTGTGATGCCCTTCTTGATGTTCATGTCTGTGCTCCAGAAAC gGATAGATCGGTTTGTGGTCACTCGGTTACCACAGGGGAGACACTAGCTGTGTGTTCAGTACAAGTTGGTGGTGCCAATGCTTATCAAGTGTCTG GAACTCCAGCAGATTGTGTCTCTTTGGCTTTATCTGGGGCATTGTTTTCTTGGTCAAAACCTGTTTTG GTAATTAGTGGACTAAACAAAGGAACAACTTGTGGTTATGACAC GTTGTACTCCGGAGCTGTTGCTGGAGCTAGAGAGGCACTGATTTGTGGTGTTCCCTCTCTTTGTATATCATTGAACTG GGAAAAGAATGTGAGCTGTGAAAGTGATTTGAAGGATGCAGTTACAGTATGTTTACCATTAATTCACGCAGCAATAAGAGATATACAGAAAGGGATTTTCCCCAAGAATTGCTTCCTCAACATAGGGATCCCAAGCTGTCCTCTGACAAATAAG GGTGTCAAAGTGACAAGGCAAAGTCCGCAAAGATCTTCTTTAAGTTGGCAAGCTGTGTCAACAAATAAGAATCCTTCAGCAGGCCATTACATGTCTAACCAGCAAAGTCTTGGAATCATGTTAGCACAACTAGGAAGAGATGCCTCTGCTGCT GCAGCAGCGCGCCGTCTAAACTCAAACCGCAAGAATGTGGAGGTTGAATCAGTTGGTGTTGCTGGAAAATTCAGTTCTCAACAAACCATAAAGAAATACTTCCGAATGGAG TTAACAGAAAAAGAGCAGCAGGACATAGAGGAGGATTTAGACTCCAGAGAACTTGAAGAGGGATTT GTTACAGTTACCCCTTTGTCTTTGTATGCAAATGTTCACATGGAAATTCAATCATCAGTGTCCAGCTGGCTAGCTATTGCACTCAGTGGTGATCAATGA
- the LOC100800032 gene encoding LOW QUALITY PROTEIN: BTB/POZ domain and ankyrin repeat-containing protein NPR1 (The sequence of the model RefSeq protein was modified relative to this genomic sequence to represent the inferred CDS: substituted 1 base at 1 genomic stop codon): MNFRSGSSDSKDASNSSTGEAYLSGVSDVITPLRRLSEQLGSILDGGGVDFFSDAKIVAGDGREVAVNRCILAARSGFFKHVFAGGGGCVLRLKEVAKDYNVGLEALGIVLAYLYSGRVKPLPQGGVCVCVDDVCSHFGCRPAIDFLLQLLYASSTFQLNELIALXQGHLLDILEKVAIDDILVVLSVANICGIVCERLLARCTEMILKSDADITTLEKALPQHLVKQITDKRIELDLYMPENFNFPDKHVNRIHRALDSDDVELVRLLLKEGHTTLDDAYALHYAVAYCDVKTTTELLDLGLADVNHKNYRGYSVLHVAAMRKEPKIIVSLLTKGAQPSDLTLDGRKALQISKRLTKAVDYYKSTEEGKVSCSDRLCIEILEQAERREPLLGEASLSLAMAGDDLRMKLLYLENRVGLAKVLFPMEAKVIMDISQIDGTSEFPSTDMYCPNISDHQRTTVDLNDAPFRMKEEHLVRLRALSRTVELGKRFFPRCSEVLNKIMDADDLTQLTCMGDDSPEDRLRKRRRYVELQEVLNKVFNEDKEEFDRSAMSSSSSSTSIGVVRPNANLAMKN; this comes from the exons ATGAACTTCAGAAGCGGCTCCTCGGATTCAAAGGACGCCAGTAACAGCAGCACCGGCGAGGCCTATTTGAGCGGCGTTTCGGACGTCATCACGCCGCTGAGGCGCCTCTCGGAGCAGCTCGGGTCAATATTAGATGGCGGGGGGGTTGACTTTTTCTCCGACGCCAAGATCGTGGCCGGAGACGGCCGGGAAGTGGCGGTGAACCGGTGCATTCTGGCGGCCAGGAGCGGCTTCTTCAAGCATGTCTTCGCCGGTGGTGGCGGCTGCGTGCTCCGGCTGAAGGAAGTGGCCAAGGACTACAACGTGGGGTTGGAGGCGCTTGGGATTGTTTTGGCTTATTTGTATAGTGGAAGAGTGAAGCCTTTGCCTCAAGgtggtgtttgtgtttgtgtggaTGATGTGTGTTCACATTTTGGGTGTAGGCCTGCTATTGATTTCTTGCTTCAGCTTCTCTATGCATCCTCCACTTTTCAGCTCAATGAGTTGATTGCTCTTTAGCAG GGACATCTACTAGACATTCTTGAAAAGGTGGCaatagatgatattttggtgGTTCTATCGGTCGCAAATATATGTGGCATAGTGTGTGAAAGACTACTAGCAAGGTGCACTGAGATGATACTTAAATCTGATGCTGATATCACCACTCTTGAAAAGGCACTGCCTCAACATTTGGTGAAGCAAATCACAGATAAACGAATAGAACTGGACCTGTACATGCCCGAAAACTTCAATTTTCCTGACAAACATGTCAACAGAATACACAGGGCACTGGATTCGGACGATGTGGAACTGGTAAGATTGCTTTTGAAAGAGGGACACACAACTCTTGATGATGCTTATGCACTCCACTATGCTGTTGCATACTGTGATGTGAAGACCACCACTGAGCTTCTTGATCTTGGTCTTGCTGATGTGAACCACAAAAACTATAGGGGCTATAGTGTGCTGCATGTTGCTGCAATGAGGAAGGAGCCTAAGATTATAGTTTCTCTCTTGACTAAGGGGGCACAGCCTTCTGATCTCACTTTGGATGGAAGAAAAGCCCTTCAGATTTCGAAACGTCTCACCAAAGCTGTGGATTATTATAAGTCCACAGAGGAAGGAAAAGTTTCATGCAGTGACAGGTTGTGCATAGAGATATTGGAGCAAGCTGAGAGAAGGGAGCCTTTACTTGGAGAGGCATCTCTTTCTCTTGCTATGGCAGGGGATGATTTGCGCATGAAACTGTTGTACCTAGAAAATAGAG TTGGACTGGCGAAAGTGTTGTTTCCCATGGAAGCAAAGGTTATTATGGATATTTCTCAAATTGATGGCACATCTGAGTTTCCATCAACAGACATGTACTGTCCAAATATTAGTGATCACCAGAGGACAACTGTGGACTTAAACGATGCACCTTTCAGAATGAAGGAAGAACATCTAGTTAGGTTGAGAGCACTGTCTAGAACTG TGGAGTTGGGGAAACGCTTCTTCCCTCGATGCTCAGAAGTGTTGAACAAGATCATGGATGCTGATGACCTAACTCAGCTTACATGTATGGGTGATGACAGTCCCGAAGATCGACTAAGGAAGCGAAGAAGGTATGTGGAGCTCCAAGAAGTTCTGAATAAGGTCTTCAATGAGGACAAGGAGGAGTTTGATAGGTCTGCCATGTCATCATCATCCTCTTCTACATCAATTGGAGTAGTGAGACCTAATGCCAATCTAGCCATGAAGAACTAG